From a single Micromonospora sp. WMMD1102 genomic region:
- a CDS encoding alkyl sulfatase C-terminal domain-containing protein — protein sequence MATVDECRQALHDLAARMDANADKVRKQVDLDRTLACRITDLGTAFHGRLTGGRLVDLTDGDDPKAKIALNTTSDDLIRLVRGELDVPKALASRQMSIKANPLDLLKLRKML from the coding sequence ATGGCGACCGTGGACGAGTGCCGCCAGGCGCTGCACGACCTGGCGGCCCGGATGGACGCCAACGCCGACAAAGTACGCAAGCAGGTCGATCTCGACCGGACCCTGGCCTGCCGGATCACCGACCTCGGCACGGCGTTCCACGGCCGGCTCACCGGCGGCCGCCTGGTCGACCTGACCGACGGGGACGACCCGAAGGCGAAGATCGCGTTGAACACCACCAGCGACGACCTCATCCGGTTGGTCCGGGGCGAGCTGGACGTGCCGAAGGCGCTCGCCTCCCGGCAGATGTCGATCAAGGCCAACCCGCTCGACCTGCTCAAGCTCCGCAAGATGCTCTGA
- a CDS encoding copper transporter, with protein sequence MINFRYHVVSLTAVFLALAIGLVVGTAALNGPVADSLKDRVNALGKHNEQLRESVNSLETEVQREEDFVKEAAPHMLKGTLAGRRVLIIALPSGQDQVDGVVEMLRLGGASVTGRIDVQEKFIDPDSSVLLLGVAAKAARPTVPDVGLPSSEGVEKSSALLASALLDRPEGGSPVTDVDRRSVLNDYTEEGYLKVPDKITGSAEAVVVVSGPPYVDRDATRKDRSVVQLAEQFDKAGAIVVAGNGSSGGNLVAEVRRDPALSKTISTVDNANTVQGQLVAALALGRQVTDKQAGAYGVGAGAESLLPGMPE encoded by the coding sequence GTGATCAATTTCCGGTACCACGTGGTCTCGCTGACCGCGGTCTTCCTCGCCCTGGCGATCGGCCTGGTCGTGGGCACCGCGGCGTTGAACGGTCCGGTCGCCGACTCGCTGAAGGACCGGGTCAACGCGCTGGGCAAGCACAACGAGCAGCTCCGCGAGTCGGTGAACAGCCTGGAGACCGAGGTCCAGCGCGAGGAGGACTTCGTCAAGGAGGCCGCCCCGCACATGCTCAAGGGCACCCTCGCCGGCCGGCGCGTGCTGATCATCGCGCTGCCGAGCGGGCAGGACCAGGTCGACGGGGTCGTCGAGATGCTCCGGCTCGGCGGCGCGTCGGTGACCGGGCGGATCGACGTACAGGAGAAGTTCATCGACCCGGACAGCAGTGTGCTGCTGCTCGGTGTCGCGGCCAAGGCAGCCAGACCCACCGTCCCGGACGTCGGGCTGCCCAGCAGCGAAGGGGTGGAGAAGTCCAGCGCCCTGCTGGCCAGCGCCCTGCTGGACCGGCCGGAGGGCGGCTCGCCGGTGACCGACGTCGACCGGCGGTCGGTGCTGAACGACTACACCGAAGAGGGCTACCTCAAGGTGCCCGACAAGATCACCGGCTCCGCCGAGGCGGTCGTGGTGGTCAGCGGACCGCCGTACGTCGACCGGGACGCCACCCGCAAGGACCGGTCCGTGGTGCAGCTCGCCGAACAGTTCGACAAGGCCGGGGCGATCGTGGTGGCCGGCAACGGCAGCAGCGGCGGCAACCTGGTCGCCGAGGTACGCCGCGATCCCGCCCTCTCCAAGACGATCTCCACCGTCGACAACGCCAACACCGTGCAGGGGCAGCTGGTAGCGGCGTTGGCGCTGGGCCGGCAGGTCACCGACAAGCAGGCCGGCGCGTACGGCGTCGGCGCGGGCGCCGAATCCCTGCTGCCGGGAATGCCCGAGTGA
- the recN gene encoding DNA repair protein RecN produces MLEELRITGLGVIEDTTLPLTGGMNVITGETGAGKTMVVTGLGLLFGGRADAGRVRADPGRAVVEGRLRLTGNTSTVVHARVVDAGGEPDDDGSLLLSRTVTVEGRSRAHVAGRSMPVSMLAEVGEQVLAVHGQSDQLRLLRPAEQRAALDRFGGAEHEKLLENLRESYTGWRRVCDDLADRRRNARERNQEADLLRLGLDEITRVDPQPGEDEELKAEAQRLEHAEGLRTAAQTAQHCVAGAAEPTDEMADVTTLLGHARRTLEAQAGVDRMLGDLSVRLEEVATLVGDVAAELSSYLAALDADPARLQVIYERRAALRGLTRKYADDVDGVIAWADRARTRLSELDNSDELLDELDRERQRLAGEVADLASRLSAARREAAGRFAEQVTVELAGLAMPHARIEVAVLPRPAGRSEPTLTVDGVEVGVGPDGADEVELRLLAHPGAPSLPLQRGASGGELSRVMLAIEVVFAGSGGPPTLVFDEVDAGVGGQAAVEIGRRLARLARSHQVLVVTHLPQVAAFADRHLVVAKDTGGAVTTSGVRVVEDTDRARELARMLAGLPDSDLGIAHAEELLAVAARERRP; encoded by the coding sequence GTGCTGGAAGAGCTGCGCATCACCGGACTGGGCGTCATCGAGGACACCACCCTGCCGCTGACCGGCGGCATGAACGTCATCACGGGCGAGACCGGCGCCGGCAAGACGATGGTGGTCACCGGTCTCGGCCTGCTCTTCGGCGGGCGGGCCGACGCCGGCCGGGTCCGTGCCGATCCGGGCCGGGCGGTGGTGGAGGGGCGGCTACGGCTGACCGGCAACACCTCGACCGTGGTGCACGCCCGGGTGGTGGACGCGGGCGGCGAGCCGGACGACGACGGCTCGCTGCTGCTCAGCCGTACGGTCACGGTGGAGGGGCGGTCCCGGGCGCACGTCGCGGGCCGCAGCATGCCGGTGTCGATGCTGGCCGAGGTGGGCGAGCAGGTGTTGGCCGTGCACGGCCAGTCCGACCAGCTCCGGCTGCTCCGGCCGGCCGAGCAGCGGGCCGCGCTGGACCGCTTCGGCGGGGCGGAGCACGAGAAGCTGCTGGAGAACCTGCGCGAGTCGTACACCGGATGGCGGCGGGTCTGCGACGACCTGGCCGACCGGCGGCGCAACGCGCGGGAGCGCAACCAGGAGGCCGACCTGCTCCGGCTGGGCCTGGACGAGATCACCCGGGTCGACCCGCAGCCGGGCGAGGACGAGGAGCTCAAGGCCGAGGCGCAACGGCTGGAGCACGCCGAGGGGCTGCGCACCGCCGCACAGACGGCCCAGCACTGCGTGGCCGGGGCCGCCGAGCCGACCGACGAGATGGCCGACGTCACCACGCTGCTCGGGCACGCCCGCCGCACGTTGGAGGCGCAGGCCGGGGTGGACCGGATGCTCGGTGACCTGTCGGTACGGCTGGAGGAGGTCGCCACGCTTGTCGGCGACGTCGCGGCGGAGCTGTCGAGCTATCTGGCCGCGCTGGACGCCGACCCGGCCCGGTTGCAGGTCATCTACGAGCGTCGGGCGGCGCTGCGCGGCCTGACCCGCAAGTACGCCGACGACGTCGACGGGGTGATCGCCTGGGCGGACCGGGCCCGGACCCGGCTGTCCGAGCTGGACAACTCCGACGAGCTTCTCGACGAGCTGGACCGGGAGCGGCAGCGGTTGGCCGGCGAGGTGGCCGACCTGGCGTCCCGGCTCTCGGCCGCCCGTCGGGAGGCCGCCGGCCGCTTCGCCGAGCAGGTCACCGTCGAGCTGGCCGGGCTGGCGATGCCGCACGCCCGGATCGAGGTGGCGGTGCTGCCCCGGCCGGCCGGCAGGTCCGAGCCGACCCTGACCGTCGACGGCGTCGAGGTCGGTGTCGGGCCGGACGGCGCCGACGAGGTGGAACTGCGGCTGCTCGCCCATCCGGGTGCCCCCTCGCTGCCGTTGCAGCGCGGCGCCTCCGGCGGTGAGCTGTCCCGGGTGATGCTCGCCATCGAAGTGGTCTTCGCCGGTTCGGGCGGGCCGCCCACCCTGGTCTTCGACGAGGTCGACGCCGGGGTCGGCGGACAGGCGGCGGTGGAGATCGGCCGCCGGCTGGCCCGGCTGGCCCGCAGCCACCAGGTGCTGGTGGTGACCCACCTGCCGCAGGTGGCGGCGTTCGCGGACCGGCACCTGGTGGTGGCCAAGGACACCGGCGGGGCGGTGACGACCAGCGGGGTGCGGGTGGTCGAGGACACCGACCGGGCCCGGGAGCTGGCCCGGATGCTCGCCGGTTTGCCGGACTCCGATCTGGGTATCGCCCATGCCGAGGAACTGCTGGCGGTGGCTGCCCGGGAACGACGCCCCTGA
- a CDS encoding histone H1-like repetitive region-containing protein gives MQDAWRAYLELALGLTDASKKRAQAAARKLVGSSGATAAQLQTMAEELVSTGMANREALIRIIRIEIDRTLAAVGLATVDEVAALTDRVARLERELGAARAAGQLGSAGAASGAGAGGAGRPPAPGAPVGTAPPPAGRELATKTVAKKAVAKKAVAKKVVAKRAAAKKAVAKKAVAKKTVAKQVVVKKAAPGKAVATQKSAPGKAVAERAPGGGAA, from the coding sequence ATGCAGGATGCGTGGCGGGCCTACCTTGAGCTGGCCCTCGGGCTGACGGACGCGTCGAAGAAACGCGCCCAGGCCGCCGCCAGGAAGCTGGTCGGCTCCAGCGGCGCCACGGCCGCCCAACTGCAGACCATGGCCGAGGAACTGGTCTCCACCGGGATGGCCAACCGGGAGGCGCTGATCCGGATCATCCGGATCGAGATCGACCGCACCCTCGCGGCCGTCGGGTTGGCCACGGTGGACGAGGTCGCCGCGTTGACCGACCGGGTGGCGCGGTTGGAGCGGGAACTCGGCGCGGCGCGCGCCGCCGGGCAGCTCGGCAGCGCCGGGGCGGCGAGCGGCGCGGGAGCGGGCGGCGCCGGCCGACCACCGGCCCCGGGCGCACCCGTCGGCACCGCACCGCCACCGGCCGGGAGGGAACTGGCCACGAAGACGGTCGCCAAGAAGGCGGTGGCAAAGAAGGCGGTGGCAAAGAAGGTTGTCGCCAAGAGGGCCGCGGCGAAGAAGGCCGTCGCCAAGAAGGCCGTCGCCAAGAAGACGGTGGCGAAGCAGGTCGTGGTGAAGAAGGCCGCGCCCGGCAAGGCGGTGGCCACCCAGAAGTCGGCTCCGGGCAAGGCGGTGGCCGAGCGGGCACCGGGCGGCGGTGCGGCATGA
- a CDS encoding Replicase polyprotein 1ab: MLSLAKPVAETVARHLVATGALIDDDPNLALEHALAARRLAARIAPVREAVGLAAYRAGEWQTAIAELRTYHRMSGRQTHLAVLADCERALGRPERAIDLYRGADRESLSPAGAVELLIVAAGARGDMGQRDAAVAMLQVRELTATPAEPWTARLRYAYAGALLTVDRREEAREWFSRAAEVDEFGETDAAERLLELDGVVLEGDDYDDEDDEATDGGDRVPADAEFEADADVEAPDEDGDEDEDGYDEDDADEEDEDYAQPVGEADVGAGERTAEELADAGADAPGAAAEVGAVTGADESDPDPGFANADVAKADAEKADADVEDQAKAGADAGGGRGEEGLADASTGTDAPDPEAEQGSRPVRGAES, translated from the coding sequence CTGCTCTCCCTGGCCAAGCCTGTCGCGGAAACGGTCGCACGGCATCTCGTCGCGACCGGCGCGCTGATCGACGACGATCCGAACCTCGCTCTGGAACACGCCCTCGCCGCCCGACGTCTGGCGGCCCGCATCGCACCCGTACGGGAGGCTGTCGGGCTGGCGGCGTACCGGGCGGGTGAGTGGCAGACCGCTATCGCAGAGCTGCGGACGTACCACCGGATGAGTGGTCGGCAGACCCACCTGGCGGTGCTCGCCGACTGCGAGCGGGCGCTCGGGCGTCCGGAGCGGGCGATCGACCTCTACCGGGGCGCCGACCGCGAGTCGCTGAGCCCGGCCGGCGCGGTGGAGTTGCTGATCGTGGCTGCCGGGGCCCGTGGCGACATGGGCCAGCGCGATGCGGCGGTGGCGATGCTCCAGGTACGCGAACTGACCGCCACCCCGGCCGAGCCGTGGACGGCGCGGCTGCGGTACGCGTACGCCGGCGCGCTGTTGACGGTGGACCGGCGGGAAGAGGCCCGGGAGTGGTTCTCCCGGGCGGCCGAGGTGGACGAGTTCGGTGAGACGGACGCGGCCGAGCGACTGCTGGAACTCGACGGTGTCGTCCTGGAGGGCGACGACTACGACGACGAGGACGACGAGGCCACCGACGGCGGCGACCGGGTGCCGGCCGACGCCGAGTTCGAGGCCGACGCCGACGTCGAAGCGCCTGACGAGGACGGCGACGAGGACGAGGACGGGTACGACGAGGACGACGCCGACGAGGAGGACGAGGACTACGCCCAGCCGGTCGGGGAAGCGGACGTCGGGGCCGGGGAACGGACCGCCGAGGAGTTGGCGGACGCGGGCGCCGACGCGCCGGGCGCCGCTGCCGAGGTGGGCGCCGTGACGGGCGCGGACGAATCGGACCCGGACCCGGGATTCGCGAACGCGGACGTGGCGAAGGCAGACGCTGAGAAGGCGGACGCGGACGTGGAGGACCAGGCGAAGGCGGGCGCCGATGCCGGCGGGGGCCGGGGCGAGGAGGGTCTCGCGGATGCGTCGACGGGAACGGACGCTCCCGACCCGGAGGCCGAGCAGGGCTCCCGGCCGGTACGTGGCGCCGAGTCGTGA
- a CDS encoding HAD-IIA family hydrolase, translating into MSDSSAGGRLVDAYDLVIFDLDGVLYLVDRPIETAVAAVGRLHAEGKPLAYATNNASRRADEVASLLVGMGLDVRPEEVLTSAAAAAELLSRRFPPDSPVLVVGAEALRTEVREVGLRPVTRLEDGPVAVVQGYGPQVGWADLAEAALAVRAGADWFVTNTDRTMPTPRGPVPGNGSLVAAVRTALARDPDVVVGKPEPALFTAAARRHDAARPLAVGDRLDTDIEGAVRAGMESLLVLTGVAAPVDLLHAAPSARPDFVAGDLGGLFDPARVARLTAEPGGPDAGGPDAGGWRVTADGDRTMLDGDGTSLAALAALCAASWSGVPVDDVEAGADPARKALGELGLLR; encoded by the coding sequence GTGAGTGACTCCTCGGCGGGCGGCCGGCTGGTCGACGCGTACGACCTGGTGATCTTCGATCTGGACGGTGTGCTGTACCTCGTCGACCGGCCGATCGAGACGGCGGTCGCGGCGGTCGGCCGGCTGCACGCCGAGGGCAAGCCGTTGGCGTACGCGACGAACAACGCCTCCCGGCGCGCCGACGAGGTTGCGTCGCTGCTCGTCGGGATGGGCCTCGACGTGCGGCCGGAAGAGGTGCTGACCTCGGCGGCCGCCGCGGCGGAGTTGCTGTCCCGGCGGTTTCCGCCGGACTCCCCGGTGCTCGTGGTGGGGGCGGAGGCGCTCCGTACCGAGGTACGTGAGGTCGGCCTTCGCCCGGTGACCCGCCTGGAGGACGGGCCGGTCGCGGTGGTGCAGGGCTACGGTCCGCAGGTCGGCTGGGCAGATCTCGCCGAGGCGGCGCTGGCGGTACGGGCCGGTGCCGACTGGTTCGTCACCAACACCGACCGGACCATGCCGACTCCCCGTGGCCCGGTGCCCGGGAACGGTTCACTTGTCGCCGCGGTGCGTACCGCGCTGGCTCGCGATCCGGACGTGGTGGTCGGCAAGCCGGAGCCGGCGCTGTTCACCGCCGCCGCCCGGCGGCACGACGCCGCCCGTCCGCTTGCGGTCGGCGACCGGCTGGACACCGACATCGAGGGCGCGGTCCGGGCGGGCATGGAGAGCTTGCTGGTACTCACCGGGGTGGCAGCGCCGGTCGACCTGCTGCACGCGGCACCGTCGGCCCGGCCGGACTTCGTCGCCGGCGACCTCGGCGGCCTCTTCGACCCGGCCCGGGTCGCCCGGTTGACGGCCGAGCCCGGCGGGCCCGATGCCGGCGGGCCCGATGCCGGCGGCTGGCGGGTGACCGCTGACGGCGACCGTACGATGCTGGACGGGGATGGGACGAGCCTGGCCGCGCTGGCCGCCCTCTGCGCGGCGAGCTGGTCCGGAGTGCCGGTCGACGACGTTGAGGCGGGCGCCGACCCGGCCCGGAAGGCGCTCGGGGAACTCGGCCTGCTGCGCTGA
- the steA gene encoding putative cytokinetic ring protein SteA produces the protein MRLPTLRRARSAEPGKVVGTARLDRRTKRLVSRLRPGDIAVIDHVDLDRVAADSLVAVGVAAVLNAKPSVSGRYPNLGPEVLIKAGIPLLDDLGESVFQQIREGDTVRIDGNTVLLGDEPVGHGSRQDAESVAKAMSDAREGLSVQLEAFAANTMEYLKQERELLLDGVGVPDVETPIRGRHCLIVVRGYDYKADLDVLRPYIREFKPVLIGVDGGADALVEAGYTPDLIIGDMDSVTDDVLRCGAEVIVHAYPDGRAPGLARVNGLGVTAQTFPAAATSEDLAMLLADGKGASLIVAVGTHATLVEFLDKGRGGMASTFLTRLKVGGKLVDAKGVSRLYRQSISGSSLLLLVLSALAAMASAVAVSTVGKAYLGVASEWWDNVVFQLGQLF, from the coding sequence ATGCGTTTACCCACGTTGCGTCGGGCCCGGAGCGCGGAACCGGGCAAAGTCGTCGGCACCGCGCGCCTCGACCGCCGGACGAAGCGCCTGGTCAGCCGGCTGCGTCCGGGTGACATCGCGGTGATCGACCATGTCGACCTGGACCGGGTGGCAGCCGACTCGCTCGTCGCGGTCGGCGTCGCCGCGGTACTCAACGCCAAGCCGTCGGTCTCCGGCCGCTATCCGAACCTCGGCCCGGAAGTGCTGATCAAGGCAGGCATCCCGCTCCTCGACGACCTCGGCGAGAGCGTCTTCCAGCAGATCCGGGAGGGCGACACCGTCCGGATCGACGGCAACACCGTGCTGCTCGGCGACGAGCCGGTCGGACACGGCAGCCGGCAGGACGCCGAGTCGGTGGCCAAGGCGATGTCCGACGCCCGGGAAGGGCTGTCGGTCCAGCTGGAGGCGTTCGCCGCCAACACCATGGAATACCTCAAGCAGGAGCGGGAGCTGCTGCTCGACGGGGTCGGTGTGCCGGACGTCGAGACCCCGATCCGGGGCCGGCACTGCCTGATCGTGGTCCGGGGTTACGACTACAAGGCCGACCTGGACGTGCTGCGCCCGTACATCCGGGAGTTCAAGCCGGTGCTGATCGGCGTGGACGGCGGCGCGGACGCGCTGGTGGAGGCGGGCTACACGCCCGATCTGATCATCGGCGACATGGACTCGGTCACCGACGACGTACTGCGCTGCGGTGCCGAGGTGATCGTGCACGCGTACCCGGACGGGCGGGCGCCGGGGCTGGCCCGGGTGAACGGGCTCGGCGTCACCGCACAGACCTTTCCGGCCGCCGCCACCAGCGAGGACCTGGCGATGCTGCTCGCCGACGGCAAGGGCGCCTCGCTGATCGTCGCGGTCGGCACCCACGCCACCCTCGTCGAGTTCCTGGACAAGGGCCGGGGCGGGATGGCCTCCACCTTCCTGACCCGGCTCAAGGTCGGCGGCAAGCTGGTCGACGCCAAGGGGGTCAGCCGGCTCTACCGGCAGAGCATTTCCGGCTCCTCGCTGCTGCTGCTGGTGCTCTCGGCACTGGCCGCGATGGCATCCGCGGTCGCCGTCTCCACCGTCGGAAAGGCTTATCTCGGGGTCGCCTCCGAGTGGTGGGACAATGTCGTATTCCAGCTTGGACAGCTCTTCTAG
- a CDS encoding NAD kinase, translating into MTRTALLVTHTGRRRSTEHARTVAADLIQAGFEVRVVAEEADDLDLPGVTPVNLLDAAEGAEIVFALGGDGTFLRAADLARPAKAPLLGINLGKVGFLAEAEIGDLDQAVRDVVDRNYTVDERLTLDVRAEFEGGPVIESWALNEASVEKGERAQMLELLVDVDGRPLSRYGCDGVVCATPTGSTAYAFSAGGPVVWPEVEALLLVPISAHALFSRPIVTAPTATFTITVDPFTTLAVLCCDGRRVYDLPPGARVTVQRGALPVRIVRLRARRFTDRLVAKFGLPVQGWRGNRR; encoded by the coding sequence ATGACCCGGACCGCACTGCTGGTCACGCACACCGGACGGCGGCGCAGCACCGAGCACGCGCGTACGGTGGCGGCGGACCTCATCCAGGCCGGCTTCGAGGTACGGGTGGTCGCCGAGGAGGCCGACGACCTCGACCTGCCCGGGGTGACCCCGGTGAACCTGCTCGACGCGGCCGAGGGTGCGGAGATCGTCTTCGCGCTCGGCGGCGACGGCACCTTCCTGCGCGCCGCCGACCTGGCCCGGCCGGCGAAGGCGCCGCTGCTCGGCATCAACCTCGGCAAGGTCGGCTTCCTGGCCGAGGCCGAGATCGGCGACCTGGACCAGGCGGTCCGGGACGTGGTCGACCGCAACTACACAGTGGACGAGCGGCTCACCCTCGACGTGCGTGCCGAGTTCGAGGGCGGGCCGGTGATCGAGTCGTGGGCGCTCAACGAGGCGAGCGTGGAGAAGGGCGAGCGGGCCCAGATGCTGGAGCTGCTCGTCGACGTGGACGGCCGCCCGCTGTCCCGGTACGGCTGCGACGGTGTGGTCTGCGCGACCCCGACCGGCTCCACCGCGTACGCCTTCTCGGCGGGTGGACCGGTGGTCTGGCCGGAGGTGGAGGCGCTGCTGCTGGTGCCGATCAGCGCGCACGCGCTGTTCAGCCGGCCGATCGTCACCGCGCCGACGGCGACCTTCACCATCACGGTGGACCCGTTCACCACCCTGGCGGTGCTCTGCTGCGACGGTCGCCGGGTCTACGACCTGCCACCCGGGGCCCGGGTCACCGTGCAGCGGGGTGCGCTGCCGGTGCGGATCGTCCGGCTGCGCGCCCGCAGGTTCACCGACCGGCTGGTGGCCAAGTTCGGCCTGCCGGTGCAGGGCTGGCGCGGCAACCGCCGCTGA
- a CDS encoding TlyA family RNA methyltransferase, which produces MARRTRLDAELVRRGLARSREQAAALVEAGRVQVRGVRAQKVAAMVDPADPVRVLGEDPSTEYVSRGGHKLAGALAAFAPDGLDVAGRRCLDAGASTGGFTDVLLRAGAAEVVAADVGYGQLAWTIRSDERVRVFERTNVRTLTPDTIGGTVTLTVADLSFISLRLVLPALTGCTDPDGDLLLMVKPQFEVGKERVGSGGVVRDPQLRAEAVLAVTGSAAALGLGLAGVVASPLPGPSGNVEFFVWLRAGAPPPDEALVAAVVTAGPTGPAAAREGAR; this is translated from the coding sequence ATGGCACGTCGTACCCGGCTCGACGCGGAACTCGTCCGCCGTGGACTGGCCCGGTCCCGGGAGCAGGCCGCGGCCCTTGTCGAGGCGGGGCGGGTGCAGGTCCGTGGGGTACGGGCGCAGAAGGTCGCCGCCATGGTGGACCCGGCCGACCCGGTCCGGGTACTCGGCGAGGACCCGAGCACCGAGTACGTCTCGCGGGGCGGTCACAAGCTGGCCGGCGCGCTGGCCGCGTTCGCCCCGGACGGGCTGGACGTCGCCGGCCGGCGCTGCCTGGACGCCGGGGCGTCGACCGGCGGCTTCACCGACGTGCTGCTCCGGGCCGGTGCCGCCGAGGTGGTGGCGGCGGACGTCGGCTACGGCCAGCTCGCCTGGACGATCCGCTCCGACGAGCGGGTCCGGGTATTCGAGCGCACGAATGTGCGTACCCTGACGCCCGACACCATCGGCGGCACCGTGACCCTCACCGTCGCGGACCTGTCGTTCATCTCGCTCCGGCTGGTGCTGCCGGCCCTGACCGGCTGCACTGACCCGGACGGCGACCTGCTGCTGATGGTCAAGCCGCAGTTCGAGGTCGGGAAGGAACGGGTGGGCAGCGGTGGGGTGGTACGTGATCCGCAACTACGGGCCGAGGCGGTGCTCGCGGTGACCGGCTCCGCCGCCGCCCTCGGTCTCGGGCTGGCCGGCGTGGTGGCGAGCCCGCTGCCGGGGCCGAGCGGCAACGTCGAGTTCTTCGTCTGGCTGCGTGCCGGCGCGCCACCGCCGGACGAGGCGCTGGTCGCGGCGGTGGTGACGGCCGGGCCGACCGGCCCGGCGGCGGCGCGGGAGGGAGCCCGATGA